Part of the Lagopus muta isolate bLagMut1 chromosome 37 unlocalized genomic scaffold, bLagMut1 primary SUPER_37_unloc_5, whole genome shotgun sequence genome is shown below.
ttatggggtcgtggggttgtgggttatggggttgaggggtcgtgggttatggggtcgtggggtcgtgggttatggggttgaggggtcgtgggttatggatcgtggggtcgtggggtcgtgggttatggaGTCATGGGGTTGTGGGTCATGGGGTCGTGGGGacgtgggttatggggtcgtgggttatggggtcgtggggacgtgggttatggggttgtggtggtcgtgggttatggggtcgtggggtcgtggggtcgtgggttatggcGTTGTGGGGTcgggggttatggggtcgtggggtcgggggttatggggttgtggggtcaggggttatggggtcgtggggtcgggggttatggggttgtgggttatggggtcgtgggttatggggttgtggggtcgtgAAGtcatggggtcgtggggtcgtgggttatggggtcatggggtcgggtgttatggggttatggggttgtgggttatgggggttatggggtcatgggggtcgtgggttatggggtcgtgggttatggggtcgtgggttaagggggtcgtgggttatggggttgtgggttatggggtcgtgggttatggggttgtggggtcgtgggtcatggggtcgtggggtcgtgggttatggggttgtcgggtcgtgggttatggggtcgtggggacgtgggttatggggttatggggtcatgggttatggggtcgtggggttgtggggtcgtggggtcgtgggttatggggttgtggggtcgggggttatggggtcgtggggttgtggggtcgtggggtcgggggttatggggtcgtggggaCGTGGGTTATGGGGGTCGTGGGGttgtgggttatggggttgtcGGGTcgtggggatgtgggggtcgtggggtcgtgggttatggggtcgtggggtcgtgagtcatggggtcgtggggtcgtgggttatggggttgtgggggacgtggggtcgtggggtcgtgggttatggggttgtggggtcgtgggtcatggggtcctggggtcgtgggttatggggtcatggggacgtgggttatggggttgtgggttatggggttgtggggtcgtggggtcgtgggttatggagtcgtggggtcgtgggttatgggggTCGTGGGgttgtgggttatggggtcgtggggttgtgggttatggggtcgtggggaCGTGGGtcatggggtcgtggggtcgtggggtcgtggggtcgtggggttatggggttatggggttgtgggttatggggtcgtgggttatggggtcgtgggggTCGTGGGTCATGGGGTCGTGGGGccgtgggttatggggtcgtagGGTCGTGGGTTTATGGGGGTCGTGGattatggggtcgtggggtcgtgggttatggggttgtgggtcatggggtcgtggggtcgtggggtcgtgggttatgggttgtggggttgtgggggtcgtgggttatggggtcgtggggttatgggttatggggtcatggggtcgtgggttatggggtcgtggggttgtggggttgtgggggtcgtggggtcgtgggttatggggtcatggggttgtGGGTcatggggtcgtgggttatggggtcgtggggtcgtggggtcgtgggttatggggtcgtggggttgggggttatggggttgtgggtcatggggtcatggggtcgtggggttgtgggttatggggtcgtggggtcgtggggtcgtgagtcatggggttgtggggtcgtgggttatggggtcgtggggtcaTGGGtcgtggggttgtggggtcgtgggttatggggtcgtggggttgggggttatggggttgtgggtCATGGGGTCATGGGGGTCGTGGGttgtggggtcgtgggttatggggttgtggggttgtggggttgtggggtcgtgggttgtggggttatggggttgtgggttatggggtcatggggtcgtgggttatggggtcatgggttatggggtcgtggggtcgtggggttATGGGGGTCGTGGGGCCGCaggttgtggggctgagggctgtgggGCCTCACCTGCAGCTCTCGGGACAGCGTCACCCCCGAGAGGTCGATGGGCTGCGGGTTGTAGCCATGGCTGGGGTCGTAGGTGGCCTGGGGGGGGACGTGGGGGCCGGGGGTCACTGCGCCGCCCCATAGGCGCCCCACAGGGAGGCCTCTGCGCCCCCCGGCCCCACCTGGGCGGACTGGGAGATCTTGCGCGTCTTCTTCTTCTCCGCCTTGTCGTCGTCGCCCTCCCGCGCCTTTTCCACCATCCACCTCCCACGCCAGCATCGCCTTCAGAGACTCCTTGATGGGCCAGCGGTAAATTTCCTTGTCCTGGGGGCAGAAGGGAAGCAGTGGGGCGGGAATCAGTGGGCGGGATGGGAATCAGTGGGGAGGGAATCAGTGGGGTGGGAATCAGTGGGGCAGGAATCAGTGGGAATGGATGGGAAACAGTGGGAGTGGGAATCAGTGGGGTGGGAATCAGAGGGACGGGATGAGGAATCAGTGGGGTGGGGTAGGAAAGAGTGGGGATGGATGGGAAGCAGTGGGGCGGGAAACAGTGGGGATGGATGGGAAGCAGTGGGGTCAGAAGGGAACCAATGGGGTCGGATGGGAACCAatggggtcagaagggacccaATGGGGTCAGATAGGAATCAATGGGGTTGGATGGGAATCAATGGGGTCAGAAGGGAATCAATGGGGTCAGATGGGAACCAATGGGGGTCAGATGGGAATCAGTGGGGTCAGAAGGGAATAAATGGGATTGAATGGGACCCTATGGGGTCAGAAGGGAATCAATGGGGTCAGAAGGGAATCAGTGGGGGGGGATGGGAATCAatggggtcagaagggacccaATGGGGTCAGAGGGGATGGGAATCAatggggtcagaagggacccaatggggtcagaagggaatcaatggggtgggatgggaatcaatggggtcagaagggaatcagtggggtcagaagggacccaATGGGGTCAGAAGGGAATCAATGGGGTCAGAAGGGAATCAGTGGGGTCAGAAGGGAATCAgtggggtcagaagggacccaatggggtcagaagggaatcaatggggtcagaagggaatcaatggggtgggatgggacacaatggggtcagaagggacccaATGGGGTCAGATAGGAATCAatggggtcagaagggacccaatggggtcagaagggaatcaatggggtcagaagggaatcaatggggtcagaagggaatcaatggggtcagaagggaattaatggggtcagaagggaatcaatggggtcagaagggaatcaatggggttggatgggaatcaatggggtcagaagggacccaATGGGGTCAGAAGGGAATCAATGGGGTCAGAAGGGAATCAATGGGGTCAGAAGGGAACCAATGGGGTCAGAAGGGAATCAGTGGGGTCAGAAGGGAAtcaatggggtgggatgggaatcaatggggtgggatgggaattggtggggtcagaagggaccctATGGGGTCAGAAAGGAATCAgtggggttggatgggacccaatggggtcagaagggaagcagtggggtgggatgggaccCAATGGGGTCAGAAGGGAATCAATGGGGTCAGAAGGGAATCAATGGGGTCAGAAGGGAATCAATGGGGTCAGATGGGAATCAATGGGGTCAGAAGGGAAACAATGGGGTCAGAAGGGAATCAATGGGGTCAGAAGGGAAAcaatggggtgggatgggaatCAATGGGGTCAGATAGGAATAAATGGGGTCAGATGGGACCCAATGGGGTCAGAAGGGAATCAatggggtcagaagggacccaatggggtcagaagggaatcaatggggtgggatgggacccaatggggtcagaagggacccaATGGGGTCAGAATGGAATCAATGGGGTGGGAAGGGCCGCTGTGGGGCGGGCTGGAGGCACCTTCTCGGAGAAGGTCTTGTAGGGCCGCAGCATGGGGTGCGTCTTGGCCTCCTCGTCCACCGTCTCGCCGTAGCTCCAGTTGTTCTGGATCTGCCCAGGGAGCTCGAGATGAAGGTTGGGGGGCGCagggggtcctggggggggttgggggtctgGGGGTCTGGGGACCCACCTTCTCGAAGGCCCATTTCTCGTGAGTGAACTCGGCGTATTTGTTGATGAAGCCGTCCAGCTTCTCTGGGATGATGACACTGCGgggggcagcacagcacatggGGGGCAGGGACCCCACATTGTCCCATGGGGGGCAGGGACCCCACATCACCCCATGGGGGGCACGGACCCCACATCACCCCATGgggggcagcacagcacatggGGGGCAGGGACCCCACATCACCCCATGGGGGGCAGGgaccccacatccaccccatggggggcagcacagcacatggGGGGCAGGGACCCCACATCACCCCATGgggggcagcacagcacatggGGGGCAGGGACCAATTGTCCCATGGGGGGCAGGGACCCACATCATCCAATGGGGGGGCAGAGACCCCAAATCGTCCCATGGGGGGCAGGGACCCCAAATCATCCAATGGGGGGCAGGGACCCCAAACTGTCCCATgggggcagcacagcacatggGGGGCAGGGATCCCACATCCACCCCATGGGGGGGCAGGGACCCCACATCATCCCATGGGGGCAGAGACCCCACATTGTCCTATGGGGGGCAGAGACCCCACATCGTCCCATGGGGGGCAGGGACCCCAAACTGTCCCATGGGGGGCAGGgaccccacagcatcccatgGGGGGCAGAGACCCCACATTGTCCCATTGGGGGCTGAGACCCCACAACATCCCATGGGGGGCTGAGACCCCACATCGTCCCATGGGGGGCAGGgaccccacatccaccccatgGGGGGCAGGGACCCCAAAATTGTCCCATGGGGGGCAGAGACCCCACATCACCCCATGGGGGGCAGAGACCCCGCATCGTCCCATGGGGCACAGGGACCCCAAACTGTCCCATGGGGGGCAGGGACCCCGCATCGTCCCATGGGGGGCAGAGACCCCACATCACCCCATGGGGGGCAGAGACCCCACATCATCCCATGGGGGGCAGGGACCCCACAACATCCAATGGGGGGTGGAGACCCTGCATCCACCCCATGGGGGGCAGAgaccccacatccaccccatgGGGGGCAGAGACCCCACATCATCCCATGGGGGGCAGGGACCCCGCATCATCCCATGGGGCACAGAgaccccacatccaccccatgGGACATGAAgaccccacatccaccccatggggcacagagaccccatagtcCTGCAGTGGATAAGGGGACCCCCACCCATCCCATCAGACACGGGGACCCCCCACCCATCCCAGTGACAcggagaccccccccccccccccatgagGACCCCCCACCTCCCTCACAGCAAAGCTTTGGGGCTGAcctcacctccccccccccaggaccAGGACAAAACCCCACTCCCAGCCCAGCGCTCGCAGGGACCCCAGACCCATTTCCCCAGCGCCGGGGAGGAGCCGGGAGGAGcgggggcagggatggggggggggggggcgtcCCTACTTGAGGGTCTCGACGGGTTTGGGGTCGAAGTTGCCCTCGGCGTCCACCGACGCTTTCTTCTCGGTCTTGGAGGAGTAGCTGGCGTCCACGTAGTCGGGGGGCAGAGCGCCGGCGATGGCGCAGAGGCACGGGCATGGCCAGCTTGTACAGCTCGGGGTCGAAGCGCTGGGGGGCAcggggggctgggggcagcgTGCGGACGGAGCCCACAGGGACCCCATGCAGAGCCCACGTGGAACCCATACAGACCCCGTATAGATCCCATATAGATCCCATATAGATCCCATATACACCCCCATATAGAACCCATATAGAACCCATATAGAACCCATATAGATCCCATATAGATCCCATATACACCCCCATATAGATCTCATACACATCCCATATAGAACCCATATAGAACCCATATAGACCCCATATAGATCCCATATAGATCCCGTATAGAACCCACATAGACCCCATATAGATCCCATATACAACCCATGCAGACCCCATATAGACCCCATGCAGACCCCATATAGACCCCATGCAGACCCCACATGGACCCACACAGCCCCCACGTGGAACCCATATAGACCCCATATAGATCCCATATAGAACCCATATAGATCCCATATAGATCTCATATAGATCCCGTATAGACCCCATATAGAGCCCATAAAGATCTCATACACATCCCATATAGAACCCATATAGAACCCATATAGACCCCATATAGatcccatacagaccccatacagaccccatatAGATCACATATAGATCCCATATAGACCCCATATAGATCCCATATAGATCCCATGCAGaacccatacagaccccatatAGATCCCCATATAGAACCCATATAGACCCCATACAGATCATATATAGACCCCATATAGACCCTATATAGATCCTATATAGAACCGATATAGATCCCATATAGATCCCATATAGACTCCATATACACCCCATGCATACCCATTGCAGAACCCATATAGACCCCACGCAAACCCCACACGGActccatacagaccccatatAGACCCTACACAGACCCCATATAGAACCCATATAGATCCCATATAGACCCCATATAGATCCCATATAGATCCCATATAGATCCCATATAGATCCCATATAGACCCCATATAGATCACATATAGACCCCATATAGACCCCATAAAGATCCCATACAGACCCTACACAGACCCCATATAGACCCCATATAGAACCCATACAGACCCCACATAAACCCCATATAGATCCCATATAGACCCCATATAGACCCCATATAGACTCCATATAGATCCCATATAGACCCCATATAGACCCTACacagaccccatacagaccccatacagaccccatgCAGACCCCACACGGACCCACACAGCCGCCACGTGGaacccatacagaccccatatAGACCCTATATAGATCTCATATaaaccccatacagaccccatatAGAACCTATATAGACCCCATATAGACCCCATATACAACCCATATAGATCCCATATAGGACCCCATATAGATCCCATATAGATCCCATATAGACCCCATATAGATCCCATATAGACCCCATAtagaccccatacagaccccaatATAGATCTCATACACATCCCATATAGAACCCATATAGAACCCATATAGACCCCATATAGATCCCATATAGACCCCATATAGACCCCATATAGATCCCATATAGACCCCATACAGATCATATATAGACCCCATATAGATCCCATATAGACCCTATATAGATCTCATATAGACCCCATATACATCCCATATAGATCCCATATACACCCCCATGCAGACCCCACGCAGAACCCATATAGATCCCATATAGAACCCATATAGATCCCACATAGATCCCCTATATACCCCATGTGgaccccacacagaccccatatAGATCCCCTATAGACCCCACATGgaccccacacagaccccatatAGAACCCATACGGACCCCATATAAACCCCACgcagaccccacagagaccccatatagaccccatacagaccccacacagaccccatatAGACCCCACATAAACCCCATATAGACCCCATGCAGACCCCACGCATGCCCCAACCCAGCCccccaccccagccccacatcccacccccCATAC
Proteins encoded:
- the LOC125687546 gene encoding uncharacterized protein LOC125687546, with amino-acid sequence MGSIWGLYMICMGSIWDLYGVYMGSIWDLYGVYMGSIWVLYGMCMRSILGSVWGLYGVYMGSIWGLYGIYMGSIWGPIWDLYGLYMGSIWGLYRVYMGSVWVPRGGCVGPCGVCMGSVWGLYGVCVGSIWGLYGIYMESIWGLYGVYMGSIWGLCGVCMGSIWGLYGVCVGSVWDLYGVYMGSICDLYGVYMGSIWDLYGIYMGSIWGLYGIYMGSIWGLCRVYMGSVWSPCGVCVGSIWVLQWVCMGCIWSLYGIYMGSISVLYRIYIGSIWGLYMICMGSIWVLYGDLYGVCMGSAWDLYGIYMGSIWDLYVIYMGSVWGLYGIYMGSIWVLYGFYMGCV